In the Desulfovulcanus ferrireducens genome, one interval contains:
- the sfsA gene encoding DNA/RNA nuclease SfsA produces MNKNKLFLPKDCIRARFVRRIKRFTILASKDGQDIWAHTNNSGSMLGLLKPGRTLLLSPAKNPKRKLPYTLELIYMGHFWVGVNTSVPNKMLKIIWENKLIPEWAVYERFIPEARLNQSRLDAKLEGRGGVLWVEAKNVTLVEDDVAYFPDAQSERARKHLRELIGLAKKGHQVACFYLIQRPDCNCFGPADFIDPEFAKLFWQAIKAGVKMYPFQAVVDEQGIALGKRLSLVENGAIY; encoded by the coding sequence ATGAATAAAAATAAATTATTTTTACCAAAAGACTGTATCCGGGCCCGTTTCGTACGCCGCATAAAACGTTTTACCATCCTGGCCTCAAAAGATGGACAGGATATTTGGGCGCACACAAATAATTCGGGCTCTATGCTGGGTCTGCTTAAGCCTGGTCGGACTTTACTGCTGTCACCAGCTAAGAATCCAAAGCGCAAATTGCCATATACATTGGAGCTTATCTATATGGGGCACTTCTGGGTAGGAGTAAATACTTCGGTGCCAAATAAAATGCTTAAGATTATTTGGGAAAATAAGTTGATTCCTGAATGGGCTGTTTATGAGCGCTTTATTCCTGAGGCGAGACTGAACCAGAGCCGGCTAGATGCTAAACTAGAGGGGCGGGGGGGCGTTTTGTGGGTCGAGGCCAAAAATGTAACCTTGGTTGAAGATGATGTGGCCTATTTCCCGGATGCCCAAAGTGAGCGAGCCAGAAAGCATTTGCGTGAGTTAATCGGGCTTGCTAAAAAGGGACACCAGGTAGCCTGCTTTTATCTTATCCAAAGACCTGACTGTAACTGCTTTGGTCCAGCTGATTTTATTGACCCGGAATTTGCCAAACTTTTTTGGCAGGCTATAAAAGCCGGGGTTAAAATGTATCCTTTTCAGGCGGTTGTTGACGAGCAGGGAATAGCTTTGGGTAAAAGACTTAGTTTAGTTGAGAATGGAGCTATTTATTAA
- the amrB gene encoding AmmeMemoRadiSam system protein B: MDRQPIVAGQFYPGRPQTLYQQVQELLQGQPENDEKTILAMVPHAGYIFSGPVAGRTLSQANLGQTIVLLGPNHTGQGARLSLWPEGKWLIPGGHLQVNENLAQEIEKIPGINSDYQAHLYEHSLEVILPFLWAKNNNIHIVPLSVSEFNLETLLQVGQELARAISRYTQNSKLKPSDVSLVVSSDMSHYVTHELAQKKDQKAIEQILNLDPRGLFTAVQQENISMCGVLPMTMGLACAISLGATKTRLVSYATSGEVSGDYDQVVGYAGILVG, from the coding sequence ATGGACAGACAACCCATAGTCGCCGGCCAATTTTATCCAGGCAGGCCCCAAACTCTTTATCAACAGGTACAGGAACTGCTCCAGGGGCAGCCCGAGAACGATGAAAAGACCATCCTGGCCATGGTCCCCCATGCCGGATATATCTTCTCTGGTCCAGTAGCAGGAAGAACTTTATCCCAGGCCAATCTGGGCCAGACCATTGTCCTCTTAGGGCCCAACCATACCGGCCAAGGAGCCCGGCTTTCCCTTTGGCCAGAAGGAAAATGGTTAATTCCGGGCGGCCATTTACAAGTCAATGAAAATTTGGCCCAGGAAATTGAAAAAATACCAGGCATAAACTCTGATTATCAAGCCCACCTTTATGAACACTCCCTGGAAGTGATACTACCCTTTTTATGGGCCAAAAATAATAACATCCATATTGTACCCTTGAGTGTTTCCGAGTTTAATTTGGAAACTCTTCTCCAGGTGGGTCAGGAGCTAGCCCGGGCCATTTCTCGCTATACACAAAACTCTAAACTAAAACCAAGTGATGTCTCCCTGGTAGTCAGTTCAGACATGAGCCACTATGTTACTCATGAGCTGGCCCAAAAAAAGGATCAAAAGGCCATTGAGCAAATCCTAAACCTAGACCCCAGAGGGCTTTTTACCGCTGTTCAGCAAGAAAACATCTCTATGTGCGGAGTCTTGCCCATGACCATGGGCCTTGCGTGTGCAATAAGTCTCGGAGCAACCAAAACAAGACTCGTTTCCTATGCAACTTCTGGAGAAGTTAGTGGTGATTATGACCAGGTGGTTGGTTATGCAGGAATTTTGGTTGGTTAA
- the eno gene encoding phosphopyruvate hydratase translates to MSIITDIWAREILDSRGNPTVEVEVVLESGVFGRAAVPSGASTGSKEALELRDQDKSRYGGKGVSKAVANVLEEIADEIIGYDALRQVEIDEILIDLDGTENKSKLGANAILGVSLATARAAANFLGLPLYQYIGGVNAKVLPVPLMNILNGGVHAPNNLDIQEFMIMPLAAATFRDALRMGAEIFHALKSILAKDGLSTAVGDEGGFAPNLKSNRQAFDYILKAIEEAGYQPGSEIALAIDAAATEFYQDGKYNLQGEGKVFTADELIDYYKDIIDAYPLISIEDGLAENDWEGWKTMTLALDSKVQLVGDDIFVTNPSLLAEGIMQGVGNSILIKLNQIGTLTETLDTIEMAKEASYTTVISHRSGETEDTFIADLAVAMNAGQIKTGSLCRSDRLAKYNQLLRIEEELDEQAIYFGPAMASQLS, encoded by the coding sequence ATGAGTATTATTACCGATATCTGGGCTAGGGAAATTCTGGACTCCAGGGGTAATCCCACTGTTGAGGTGGAAGTTGTTTTGGAGTCTGGTGTGTTTGGACGTGCAGCAGTGCCTTCCGGGGCATCTACTGGCTCCAAGGAAGCCTTAGAGCTGCGTGATCAGGATAAGTCCAGGTATGGCGGCAAAGGCGTGAGCAAGGCAGTGGCCAATGTGCTTGAAGAAATAGCTGATGAGATTATCGGTTATGATGCTTTGCGTCAGGTTGAAATCGATGAAATCCTCATTGACTTGGATGGCACTGAAAACAAGTCAAAGCTTGGGGCAAATGCCATTTTGGGTGTTTCGTTAGCTACAGCCAGAGCAGCAGCCAATTTTCTCGGACTTCCTTTGTATCAATACATTGGTGGGGTAAACGCCAAGGTCTTGCCTGTTCCCTTGATGAATATTTTAAATGGCGGGGTGCATGCACCCAATAATCTGGATATTCAGGAATTTATGATTATGCCCTTGGCAGCGGCTACCTTTAGAGATGCCTTGCGCATGGGGGCAGAAATATTCCACGCCCTGAAAAGCATTTTAGCCAAGGATGGCCTCTCTACAGCCGTTGGTGATGAGGGTGGCTTTGCACCAAACCTAAAGAGTAATCGCCAGGCATTTGATTATATTTTAAAGGCTATAGAGGAGGCAGGTTATCAGCCCGGTTCAGAAATTGCCCTGGCCATTGATGCGGCAGCAACAGAGTTTTATCAGGATGGTAAGTATAATCTTCAGGGAGAAGGTAAGGTTTTTACTGCTGACGAGCTTATTGACTATTACAAAGATATCATTGATGCCTATCCCTTGATTAGCATCGAAGATGGGCTGGCGGAAAATGACTGGGAGGGCTGGAAGACTATGACTTTGGCCCTGGACAGCAAAGTCCAATTGGTGGGCGATGATATCTTTGTGACCAATCCGTCCTTGCTGGCCGAGGGGATCATGCAGGGAGTAGGCAACTCTATTTTGATTAAATTAAATCAGATCGGAACGTTAACAGAAACTTTGGATACCATTGAGATGGCCAAAGAGGCTTCTTACACTACTGTTATTTCCCATCGTTCAGGAGAAACAGAAGATACTTTTATCGCTGACCTGGCTGTGGCCATGAATGCTGGTCAGATCAAAACCGGATCGCTTTGTCGTAGCGATCGCCTGGCCAAATACAACCAGCTTTTGCGCATTGAGGAGGAACTTGATGAGCAGGCTATTTACTTTGGTCCGGCCATGGCCAGCCAGTTGAGTTAG
- the folD gene encoding bifunctional methylenetetrahydrofolate dehydrogenase/methenyltetrahydrofolate cyclohydrolase FolD, producing the protein MKILNGKETAAQIRQELKEEIAQLKSQAGRAPGLAVILVGEDPASQVYVRNKEKACAEVGIISKGFHLPAEITQAELEDKICALNEDPEVDGILLQLPLPKGLDSQRCLDLILPEKDVDGFHPVNVGKLTLGLDGLRSCTPAGIMTLLKRYDLSVQGKKAVVIGRSNIVGKPLALMLLQENATVTICHSRTQDIASEVSQADFVFAAVGRAKFVTREMVKPGAVVVDVGINRTEEGLVGDCDFENLKDIVSAITPVPGGVGPMTIAQLLLNTVQSFKLRQK; encoded by the coding sequence ATGAAAATTTTAAATGGTAAGGAAACAGCAGCACAGATTAGACAGGAATTAAAAGAGGAGATTGCTCAGCTAAAATCACAGGCTGGTCGCGCTCCCGGGTTGGCTGTTATTCTGGTCGGTGAAGATCCAGCCTCCCAGGTTTATGTGCGCAACAAGGAAAAGGCCTGTGCCGAGGTGGGGATTATCTCCAAAGGGTTTCATCTGCCAGCGGAGATAACTCAAGCCGAGTTGGAGGATAAGATTTGCGCCTTAAATGAGGATCCTGAGGTTGATGGAATTTTACTCCAGCTTCCTCTGCCCAAAGGATTGGACAGCCAGAGGTGCCTGGACCTTATCCTGCCCGAAAAAGATGTGGATGGTTTTCATCCTGTAAATGTAGGAAAATTGACTCTGGGGCTAGATGGTTTACGCTCATGTACTCCTGCCGGGATAATGACCTTACTTAAACGCTATGACTTGAGTGTTCAGGGCAAAAAGGCCGTTGTCATCGGTCGGAGTAATATAGTTGGCAAACCATTGGCTCTGATGCTCTTACAGGAAAATGCTACAGTCACAATCTGTCATTCTCGCACGCAGGATATAGCCTCGGAGGTCAGCCAGGCGGACTTTGTTTTTGCAGCTGTGGGGCGTGCTAAGTTTGTGACCAGGGAGATGGTCAAGCCGGGGGCAGTAGTAGTTGATGTTGGTATAAACAGAACAGAAGAAGGCCTGGTCGGGGATTGTGACTTTGAAAACTTGAAAGATATAGTTTCGGCCATAACCCCGGTACCTGGAGGGGTAGGTCCCATGACCATTGCTCAACTTTTGCTCAATACTGTTCAATCCTTTAAGTTAAGGCAAAAGTAA
- a CDS encoding type III pantothenate kinase — protein sequence MILLVDIGNTNIKFGLADKDSILGGFVLPTDITETSDSLGLKILQMLQFNRVEPGSIQAWVVSSVVPLMDSLLKQAGQRFCHCPVYFVPDDISLGLQNKYSRPSEVGADRLTCAFAARKLYANKGLIVIDFGTATTFDCVYEQDYLGGLICPGVLSSIKALSTQTAKLPQINLDIQNKELEIGRSTKDSLSQGIIFGFASLVDGLVSKLERKLGEDVFILATGGFADKIASVCTKIQEVRPDLLLHGLKMAYYIEKG from the coding sequence ATGATATTATTAGTAGATATAGGGAATACAAATATAAAATTTGGCCTGGCAGATAAAGATAGTATTTTGGGTGGTTTTGTTTTGCCCACGGATATTACTGAGACATCTGACTCGCTGGGTCTGAAAATTTTACAGATGCTTCAGTTTAATCGGGTGGAGCCAGGGAGCATTCAGGCCTGGGTTGTTTCTTCTGTGGTTCCGCTTATGGACAGTTTGCTCAAACAAGCCGGGCAAAGATTTTGTCATTGCCCTGTTTATTTTGTACCGGATGACATTTCTTTGGGGTTGCAAAATAAATACTCACGTCCCAGTGAGGTAGGGGCGGACAGGCTAACCTGCGCTTTTGCCGCAAGAAAATTATATGCTAATAAAGGGCTTATAGTTATTGATTTCGGTACGGCGACGACCTTTGATTGCGTATATGAACAGGACTATCTTGGCGGTTTGATTTGTCCTGGAGTTTTGTCTTCAATCAAGGCACTGAGTACCCAGACAGCCAAGCTCCCTCAAATCAATTTGGATATACAAAATAAAGAACTTGAAATAGGTCGGAGTACAAAAGACAGCTTAAGCCAGGGGATTATTTTTGGTTTCGCTTCCCTTGTTGATGGATTGGTTAGTAAGCTGGAAAGAAAGTTAGGTGAAGATGTTTTTATCCTGGCCACTGGCGGATTTGCCGATAAAATTGCTAGTGTTTGCACTAAAATTCAGGAAGTCCGTCCGGATCTTCTCCTTCATGGTTTAAAGATGGCTTATTATATTGAAAAAGGTTAA
- a CDS encoding sigma-54 interaction domain-containing protein, producing the protein MSLDTTGIIGQSPALQEVFKILAKVAPTDTTVLVTGESGTGKELLVRALHRNSPRANQPFVPINCGAIPKDLLESELFGHEKGAFTHAIRSRAGRFELANGGTVFLDEIGEMDLSLQVKILRVIQEKEFERVGGTKTQKVDVRIVAATNRDLEKEVAKGTFREDLFYRLNVIPISLPPLRERGEDILILAEYFLEKFCAQKGRENMSISPAAKDLLLNYPWPGNVRELENFMERLTILCENTEIQPEDLPIKLLEATGIKPKPKTSAFAWPRLKDMQSNKMNLKDFLDKIEENLLIEALKQAQGVKNKAAEILGIKRTTLIEKLKKKKIP; encoded by the coding sequence ATGTCACTTGATACAACAGGCATTATCGGCCAAAGCCCTGCCCTGCAAGAAGTATTTAAAATCCTGGCTAAAGTTGCCCCAACAGATACTACTGTCCTGGTTACTGGAGAATCAGGGACAGGAAAAGAATTGCTTGTCCGGGCTCTTCATAGGAATAGTCCCAGGGCAAATCAACCTTTTGTGCCTATAAATTGTGGCGCTATTCCTAAAGATCTCTTAGAGTCCGAACTCTTCGGCCATGAAAAGGGTGCGTTTACCCATGCTATCAGATCCAGAGCCGGCAGGTTTGAACTGGCCAACGGAGGCACCGTCTTTTTAGATGAAATCGGGGAAATGGACCTTAGTCTCCAAGTAAAAATTTTAAGGGTTATTCAAGAAAAAGAATTTGAGCGAGTCGGAGGAACTAAAACCCAAAAAGTTGATGTACGCATTGTCGCTGCTACTAACAGAGACTTAGAAAAAGAGGTAGCCAAAGGAACATTTCGCGAAGATCTTTTTTATCGCCTCAATGTCATTCCGATTAGCCTGCCCCCTTTAAGAGAGAGGGGAGAAGATATTCTAATTTTAGCCGAATATTTTCTTGAAAAATTCTGCGCGCAAAAAGGGCGTGAGAACATGTCTATTTCTCCTGCCGCCAAGGACCTCTTACTAAATTATCCCTGGCCGGGTAATGTCCGGGAACTGGAAAACTTCATGGAACGGCTGACTATCCTGTGTGAAAACACAGAAATTCAACCAGAAGACTTACCAATAAAACTTCTTGAGGCCACAGGGATTAAACCAAAACCAAAAACTTCGGCCTTTGCCTGGCCCCGACTTAAAGACATGCAAAGCAACAAGATGAATTTAAAGGATTTTTTAGATAAGATTGAAGAAAACCTGCTCATCGAAGCCCTGAAACAGGCCCAGGGAGTTAAAAATAAGGCGGCTGAAATCCTGGGTATCAAGAGAACCACATTGATTGAAAAATTAAAAAAGAAAAAAATACCCTAA
- a CDS encoding tetratricopeptide repeat protein produces MAVANLHYRIKSVPLFFIVVLGIFLWGSLLPKQCAALIYYWGKHPQNERIVFKLDQKIPEFKLERTAKKQLTLFLPPDIWKKELKPTPVDLSFSRLVEKIIISKNGIEIITKHPNFGFITFNLAKEKKIVLDIFYDPLGAKWSPPQKPKETKRQKKSTSTTKTQPKSTPKPAPDSAQAHTPKTKPGAIKRKIQAKPKPPEQPEHNASTTPVSKPITPVPKPTKVTNATVSKTPSQLKKEVPYKLKAKIKRVPPDQAQTIRPRSAQEVKAPVETEKPSVPKEQPKSKTQVPVQQIPDTTAVPPNSSQATAPENTTTATTKTNQAPRGADQNATAQPDYQSMLTNIRAAIANGELDAAMETLAPLVSDPRLPEELKEEVLYTYADLLFQINHNNLKESFSQVVEAYERAINYDPKSPRLPSALLNLGYVHLAVGNIPEARAYFNLLRKKYPYDPDIPLTYFYWADFYFQKKDYQKAADEFQHIIQKYPDHRIAQQAAVGLAKSLKQLEFFKQALDIVEYIEQRWPRYYIDDPDFLILSGYVAYKNKKYDRAKDRF; encoded by the coding sequence ATGGCAGTAGCTAACTTGCATTATAGAATAAAATCAGTCCCCCTCTTTTTTATCGTGGTCTTGGGGATATTTCTTTGGGGAAGCCTGCTCCCAAAACAATGCGCTGCCTTGATCTATTATTGGGGCAAACACCCTCAAAATGAACGAATCGTCTTTAAGCTTGACCAAAAAATACCAGAATTCAAATTAGAGAGAACAGCAAAAAAACAACTCACCCTTTTTTTACCACCGGATATATGGAAAAAGGAACTTAAACCAACCCCTGTTGACCTATCCTTTTCTCGTTTGGTGGAAAAAATCATTATTTCCAAAAACGGTATTGAAATTATCACGAAACATCCCAATTTTGGCTTTATCACCTTCAACCTCGCCAAAGAGAAAAAAATCGTCCTGGATATCTTTTACGACCCTTTGGGAGCCAAATGGTCTCCGCCACAAAAGCCCAAGGAAACCAAGAGGCAAAAAAAATCGACAAGTACGACCAAAACACAGCCAAAGTCTACTCCAAAGCCCGCTCCTGACTCTGCCCAGGCTCACACACCAAAAACCAAACCAGGGGCTATCAAACGAAAAATTCAGGCCAAACCAAAACCTCCAGAGCAACCAGAACACAACGCATCTACCACACCTGTATCCAAGCCCATAACACCGGTTCCAAAACCAACCAAGGTGACAAACGCAACTGTCTCCAAAACACCTAGCCAGCTCAAAAAAGAAGTACCTTATAAACTCAAGGCTAAAATAAAAAGAGTTCCTCCAGACCAAGCCCAGACCATACGTCCTCGATCTGCTCAAGAAGTGAAAGCCCCCGTTGAAACAGAGAAGCCCAGTGTTCCAAAGGAGCAACCAAAAAGTAAAACACAGGTGCCCGTTCAACAAATCCCTGACACAACAGCTGTCCCACCCAATTCCAGTCAAGCAACAGCACCAGAGAACACAACCACCGCAACAACAAAAACAAACCAAGCACCAAGAGGTGCAGACCAAAACGCAACTGCGCAACCTGATTATCAAAGCATGCTCACCAACATTAGGGCAGCTATTGCCAATGGTGAACTAGATGCTGCGATGGAAACGCTAGCCCCCTTGGTTAGTGACCCGCGCCTCCCTGAAGAACTCAAGGAAGAAGTACTTTATACATATGCTGATCTCCTTTTTCAAATAAACCACAATAACCTGAAGGAAAGTTTTTCCCAAGTTGTCGAAGCCTATGAACGAGCCATAAATTATGACCCCAAATCACCTAGACTCCCTTCTGCCTTGCTCAATTTAGGTTATGTCCACCTGGCAGTTGGCAACATCCCGGAAGCGCGGGCCTATTTTAATCTTTTGCGCAAAAAATATCCTTATGATCCTGATATTCCCCTGACCTATTTTTATTGGGCTGATTTTTATTTTCAAAAAAAAGATTATCAAAAGGCTGCTGATGAATTTCAGCATATTATTCAAAAATATCCTGACCATCGTATAGCACAGCAAGCAGCAGTGGGCTTAGCCAAGAGCCTAAAACAACTTGAATTTTTCAAGCAGGCCTTAGATATCGTTGAATATATAGAGCAAAGATGGCCCAGATACTACATTGACGACCCTGATTTTTTAATTTTGTCTGGTTATGTTGCTTATAAGAATAAAAAATATGACCGGGCCAAAGACCGGTTCTGA
- a CDS encoding ribonuclease catalytic domain-containing protein: MVNYRNQGNTDKNSVHNAQTSALFPQSSIQPGAVVEYLQNNQAQIAWVLDVQSSRLRVFNVNQREMKLPGSRVLPWVGPVYLDSLSRQDILDNLKKHQSRREKLTREIDVLEVWELAQGEITQASIFWFASLIWEEPSIDQIAALGRAMLGAKTHFKFNPPDFEVYSQEVVQKRVEQLRQAALREKLVSLGQDFLKTLWQNVGKQKNVVPPDDPEIREQIKELLLKRIKDPEDRESEKIWKQISRGLPDDPLLPLVLAQEWGILPKHYNYLLDQAEYDWGRSWEDKYAGQIEQIKKKISQDIKEPALSELVSIDSGSTKDIDDAFYVARQDAGFRLKLALACPILGWEFGSELDRAVMHRVSSLYLPEGTSHMLPVELATQTFSLKQGETKPSLLLDFFVDEQGRIVEFKPEFAWIRVQKNLTYSQVEKILVEKQDQMLEQALGLARILRQNRLDKGAVVIEQAEPEIVLQDRDGEIFVDLQDKPFYARAQLIVSEFMILANMAMGLWAMDKSVPFLYRTQDIVLPEQSGGVWTKAEEIYSLVKAMGATITEVTPKPHRSLAVTAYAPITSPLRRYVDFLNLAQTITFLQKNIPLWSKEELEKLLPYLNSRQGAVSQVQRFRPRYWKLVYFQQKAKKMNWTGVVVDKSGPLVVLSLPREQILVRVARNIIGDKVRIGQKFKLRLGRVDPLHNEIKVIGAQEVC, translated from the coding sequence ATGGTTAATTATAGAAATCAGGGCAATACTGATAAAAACTCGGTCCATAACGCTCAGACCTCAGCCCTGTTTCCTCAGTCCTCAATTCAGCCAGGAGCAGTAGTCGAATATTTGCAGAACAATCAGGCTCAGATAGCTTGGGTTCTGGACGTGCAAAGCTCCCGGCTCAGGGTCTTTAATGTTAATCAAAGAGAAATGAAGTTGCCGGGTTCCAGGGTATTGCCCTGGGTTGGTCCGGTATATCTTGATTCATTGTCCAGGCAGGATATTTTAGATAACCTGAAGAAACACCAGTCCAGACGCGAAAAATTGACCAGGGAGATTGATGTCCTGGAAGTCTGGGAATTGGCCCAGGGAGAAATTACACAGGCGTCTATCTTTTGGTTTGCAAGTCTTATCTGGGAAGAACCATCCATAGATCAGATTGCGGCTCTGGGACGGGCCATGCTCGGTGCCAAAACACATTTCAAGTTTAACCCTCCTGATTTTGAGGTTTACAGTCAGGAGGTTGTCCAAAAAAGAGTTGAACAATTAAGACAAGCTGCCTTAAGGGAAAAATTAGTCAGCCTGGGTCAAGATTTTTTAAAGACACTATGGCAAAATGTAGGAAAGCAAAAAAACGTTGTACCGCCGGATGATCCTGAAATAAGGGAACAGATAAAAGAACTTTTATTAAAGAGAATCAAGGATCCCGAGGATCGGGAAAGTGAAAAAATTTGGAAGCAGATATCTCGCGGACTGCCCGATGATCCTTTACTACCGCTTGTTTTAGCGCAAGAGTGGGGCATACTTCCTAAACATTATAACTATCTGTTAGATCAGGCCGAGTATGACTGGGGTAGATCATGGGAAGATAAGTATGCCGGGCAGATTGAACAGATTAAAAAGAAAATTTCCCAGGATATAAAAGAACCTGCTCTGAGCGAATTAGTCAGTATTGACTCAGGATCCACAAAAGATATTGATGATGCCTTTTATGTTGCAAGACAGGATGCAGGTTTTCGTTTGAAATTGGCCTTGGCCTGTCCGATTTTGGGCTGGGAATTCGGCTCTGAGCTGGACCGGGCCGTGATGCATAGGGTGAGCAGTCTCTACCTGCCTGAAGGTACCAGCCACATGCTGCCTGTGGAGCTGGCTACGCAGACTTTTAGTTTAAAGCAAGGCGAAACCAAGCCTTCTCTTTTGCTGGACTTTTTTGTGGATGAGCAGGGGAGAATAGTTGAATTTAAACCTGAGTTTGCCTGGATAAGGGTACAGAAAAATTTAACCTATTCTCAGGTTGAGAAAATTTTGGTTGAAAAGCAGGACCAGATGCTCGAACAGGCTCTGGGACTTGCTCGTATCCTTAGGCAGAATCGCCTGGACAAAGGAGCTGTTGTTATTGAGCAGGCAGAGCCGGAGATTGTCCTTCAGGACAGGGATGGTGAAATATTTGTTGATTTACAGGACAAACCCTTTTATGCGCGGGCCCAACTTATTGTATCCGAGTTCATGATCCTGGCTAATATGGCCATGGGTTTATGGGCCATGGATAAATCAGTGCCTTTTTTATACCGTACTCAGGATATTGTTTTACCGGAACAAAGTGGAGGCGTGTGGACAAAGGCGGAAGAAATTTATTCTTTGGTCAAGGCTATGGGCGCCACTATTACTGAAGTTACCCCTAAGCCTCATCGCAGCCTGGCCGTTACTGCTTATGCTCCCATCACTTCTCCTTTGCGACGCTATGTAGACTTCTTAAATCTGGCCCAGACCATTACTTTTTTACAAAAAAACATCCCGTTGTGGTCAAAGGAAGAACTGGAAAAGTTACTTCCCTATTTGAATTCTCGTCAGGGTGCTGTGAGCCAGGTACAAAGATTTCGGCCAAGATACTGGAAGCTGGTCTATTTTCAGCAAAAGGCTAAGAAGATGAACTGGACAGGGGTTGTTGTAGATAAATCCGGACCGTTGGTCGTGTTATCTTTGCCTAGAGAGCAGATATTAGTGCGTGTTGCTCGCAATATTATAGGGGATAAGGTCAGAATCGGACAAAAATTTAAACTAAGACTGGGCAGAGTTGATCCTCTGCATAATGAAATCAAGGTCATCGGAGCGCAAGAAGTTTGTTGA
- a CDS encoding tetratricopeptide repeat protein codes for MARIGDIYLLKGKKRAAKEIYEKTSQKFPDREGGLIAAMRLAEEGIYDQPNIKDMFSVFDRPYTLRPQKIYTLISNKYPDSPLAPVALIKLAIWELWNKKELQALKTIDNFLSRYGQKKLRSKALDVGVQAFVQLVHRYVLENNYKQILNAWTKYPFLSQNLTKIDPETRLALATAFLNNNQINQAIKLAQPILDKKIVNQNSFTALALLLNIYFKTEDWKKIIELGEKCKDWALPKKQKQQLNYALALAYENLGHIQKALPLWRKLAADIDLPAKQRAYALYFLAQNALSQGDLENVYIFAQEALSIFLEKKDDIPKIKSCLDLLIQATERTGRKKEALGWALELATYIKEDDPDWPAFQYRLAGLYKLNGDTASWTKILNELINKKPKSLFSKMAQSDLNSAQLLKEAEQYFVK; via the coding sequence TTGGCCAGAATCGGCGATATCTATCTTCTTAAAGGCAAAAAGCGGGCAGCCAAAGAAATTTATGAAAAAACATCCCAAAAATTTCCCGACCGGGAGGGGGGGCTAATAGCAGCTATGCGCCTTGCAGAGGAAGGAATTTATGACCAACCCAATATAAAAGATATGTTTTCAGTCTTTGACCGGCCTTATACCCTGCGCCCCCAAAAAATTTATACTTTAATCAGTAATAAATATCCAGACAGCCCTCTGGCGCCTGTAGCCCTGATCAAATTGGCCATTTGGGAGTTATGGAACAAAAAGGAATTGCAGGCCTTAAAGACAATAGATAATTTTTTAAGCAGATATGGACAAAAAAAACTTCGCTCCAAGGCCCTGGATGTGGGAGTACAAGCCTTTGTTCAGCTAGTACACAGATATGTACTGGAAAACAATTATAAGCAAATACTCAACGCGTGGACAAAGTATCCTTTTCTATCTCAAAATTTAACTAAAATAGACCCTGAAACCAGACTGGCCCTGGCCACAGCTTTTTTAAATAATAACCAGATCAACCAGGCCATCAAACTAGCACAACCTATATTAGACAAAAAAATTGTTAATCAAAACAGTTTCACGGCCCTGGCCCTGCTCCTCAACATCTATTTTAAAACGGAGGACTGGAAGAAAATTATAGAGTTAGGAGAAAAGTGTAAGGATTGGGCACTGCCTAAAAAGCAAAAACAGCAATTAAATTATGCTCTGGCCCTGGCCTATGAAAATTTAGGTCACATCCAAAAAGCCCTGCCTTTGTGGCGAAAATTAGCTGCAGATATAGATCTCCCAGCTAAACAACGCGCCTATGCCTTGTATTTTCTAGCCCAAAATGCATTATCTCAGGGAGATCTGGAGAATGTATATATTTTCGCCCAGGAAGCCCTGTCCATTTTTCTGGAAAAGAAAGACGACATCCCAAAAATTAAATCTTGCCTTGATCTTTTAATCCAAGCTACAGAAAGGACTGGCCGAAAAAAAGAGGCCCTGGGCTGGGCCCTGGAATTAGCTACCTATATTAAAGAGGATGATCCCGACTGGCCAGCCTTTCAGTACCGCCTGGCCGGACTCTATAAATTAAATGGAGATACAGCCTCCTGGACCAAAATCTTGAACGAACTTATAAACAAAAAGCCAAAAAGCCTGTTTAGCAAAATGGCCCAATCAGACCTGAATTCAGCCCAATTACTTAAGGAAGCCGAACAATATTTTGTTAAGTAG